A part of Triplophysa dalaica isolate WHDGS20190420 chromosome 17, ASM1584641v1, whole genome shotgun sequence genomic DNA contains:
- the si:dkey-219e21.2 gene encoding E3 ubiquitin-protein ligase TRIM39, whose translation MQSHSIGAVRWSLPEADVQVHSSAPSSPFKNISVTTARSQQRQHQQGLKDLRSLQECIRFISHWKKQVAQVCKDENDAGEGCSRWADEQTDPKTERSLEESRKLILQWANELQSVDKLSKDHLWMKDRFDQEEKEEAKLDVDPHETVDKRIMEWAKELQSVSESCGVLGDELAQMLRLLGLRKKRLICLMPLLEFITWSLLKEDSTSIVPHLWLSAKQRTWKAGMPRYIPNSVWSWIVSAAADVTLDPATNHPWLQLSEDRKKVQEGLSEADVPYSPQRFDSWPCALGWEGYMSGRHYWELEIANNGYWKVGVTTASSKRHGRFPVNSSNGYWALWRSTRQFFACTNPETLLPVTLVPRKLGIYIDYEEGQISFYNAESKSHIYTFTGHFNDKLYPFFAPLDGRTLITIWSP comes from the exons ATGCAGAGTCACTCCATTGGTGCAGTGCGCTGGTCGCTACCTGAAGCAGACGTTCAGGTCCACAGTTCTGCTCCCAGCAGCCCCTTCAAAAACATCAGTGTCACTACAGCCCGTTCACAG CAAAGGCAACATCAGCAGGGCTTAAAGGACCTCCGTAGTTTGCAAGAGTGCATTAGATTCATCAGCCATTGGAAGAAACAGGTGGCACAAGTCTGCAAG GATGAGAATGATGCTGGTGAAGGGTGCAGCAGATGGGCAGATGAGCAGACAGACCCCAAAACTGAGCGCAGTCTTGAAGAGAGCCGCAAGCTGATTCTGCAATGGGCCAATGAACTTCAGAGTGTGGACAAG CTGTCTAAAGATCACCTATGGATGAAGGATAGGTTTGATCAAGAAGAAAAGGAGGAAGCAAAGCTGGATGTTGACCCACATGAGACGGTGGATAAGAGGATCATGGAGTGGGCCAAAGAGCTACAAAGTGTATCCGAG AGCTGTGGAGTGCTGGGAGATGAGCTGGCGCAGATGCTTCGTCTTCTAGGACTGAGGAAGAAGAGACTGATTTGCCTCATGCCACTACTGGAATTCATCACTTGGAGCTTGTTGAAAGAAGATAGCACG AGTATTGTTCCTCACCTGTGGCTTTCAGCTAAACAGCGCACCTGGAAAGCTG GCATGCCACGATACATCCCAAATTCAG TTTGGAGCTGGATTGTCAGCGCAGCAG CTGATGTAACTCTTGATCCCGCGACAAACCACCCCTGGTTGCAACTGTCTGAAGACCGAAAGAAGGTTCAGGAGGGTCTAAGCGAAGCTGATGTGCCCTACAGCCCTCAGCGTTTTGACAGTTGGCCCTGCGCCCTAGGCTGGGAAGGCTACATGAGTGGCCGCCATTACTGGGAACTGGAAATTGCAAACAACGGTTATTGGAAAGTGGGGGTGACAACTGCTTCCTCGAAGAGACACGGTCGCTTTCCAGTGAATTCATCTAATGGTTATTGGGCCCTGTGGCGTAGCACGAGACAGTTCTTTGCCTGCACCAATCCCGAAACGCTCCTGCCGGTTACTCTAGTCCCCCGGAAGTTAGGGATCTACATTGATTATGAGGAGGGACAGATTTCTTTTTACAATGCAGAGAGCAAGTCTCACATCTACACCTTCACAGGACACTTTAATGACAAGCTGTACCCTTTCTTTGCCCCGTTGGATGGTAGGACCCTCATAACTATTTGGTCTCCTTAA
- the LOC130439414 gene encoding zona pellucida sperm-binding protein 3-like translates to MGLWKVGFGVMLVLAFGLSDAQWRGRSAQTPKPRTFRPRSHMQVPQQTEARMPQFPQTNNPMVVPQRFPSQFAMQTPGVVGGRPGQDPVGVQSKQFLQGPMEKLMWTFPSLPEEPLQPEIPFELRYPISPNSVGAQCGENSVYVEVMEDFFGTGKLLASGFALGSCGPIGQDNNAQVLLFESELHGCGSMLTVTEDELVYTFNLVYTPQVISNDVPIIRSNGAVVIIECHYPIMYNVSSNVLVPTWVPYAATRVAEERFVFSLKLMTDEWQFERPSNQYFLGDIVNIEASVKTYNHVPVHVFVDSCVATVSPDVNSAPRYSFIENNGCLVDAKFTGSSSRFLPRTQIDKLQFQLEAFRFHEVNSGLVYITCILKAVPVATPTNPEQKACSFSPNGWLSVDESDQVCGCCDSTCSSSSAGGQVLGDLRWEQASVGPLNVKEFGFGRL, encoded by the exons ATGGGGTTGTGGAAAGTTGGATTTGGCGTGATGCTTGTGCTTGCATTTGGCTTGTCTGATGCACAATGGCGAGGAAGATCAGCTCAAACTCCGAAACCTCGTACATTTAGGCCTCGGTCACACATGCAAGTCCCTCAGCAGACAGAAGCCAGGATGCCTCAGTTTCCCCAAACCAACAACCCAATGGTTGTGCCACAGAGATTTCCTTCTCAGTTTGCAATGCAGACTCCTGGTGTGGTTGGTGGAAGGCCCGGTCAAGATCCTGTTGGTGTTCAGTCTAAACAATTTTTGCAGGGTCCGATGGAAAAACTGATGTGGACCTTTCCAAGCCTGCCAGAAGAACCATTACAACCAGAGATTCCTTTTGAGCTACGGTACCCTATTTCTCCCAATAGTGTAGGGGCTCAGTGCGGTGAAAATTCAGTGTATGTGGAAGTGATGGAGGACTTCTTTGGGACTGGAAAACTACTGGCTTCTGGTTTTGCACTGGGAAGCTGTGGACCAATAGGGCAGGACAATAATGCTCAAGTGCTCCTCTTTGAATCAGAACTGCATGGATGTGGCAGCATGTTAACG gtGACCGAAGATGAGCTTGTTTATACCTTCAACCTGGTCTATACTCCCCAAGTGATTTCAAATGATGTTCCTATTATCCGGAGTAATGGTGCAGTTGTTATTATTGAGTGTCACTATCCAAT AATGTATAATGTGAGCAGCAATGTCCTGGTGCCCACTTGGGTTCCCTATGCAGCTACTAGGGTTGCAGAAGAGCGGTTCGTCTTCTCCCTAAAGCTTATGACTG ATGAGTGGCAATTTGAGAGGCCTTCAAACCAGTACTTCCTGGGTGACATTGTGAATATTGAGGCCTCTGTGAAGACCTACAACCATGTACCTGTCCATGTGTTTGTGGACAGTTGCGTAGCCACTGTGTCCCCTGATGTAAACTCTGCCCCCAGATACTCCTTCATTGAGAATAATGG GTGCCTGGTTGATGCCAAGTTCACCGGCTCGAGCTCCCGCTTCCTGCCTCGCACTCAAATTGATAAGCTGCAGTTTCAACTGGAGGCTTTCAGGTTCCACGAAGTGAACAGTGGGCTG GTctacatcacatgcattttgaaGGCGGTTCCTGTAGCCACTCCAACAAATCCTGAGCAGAAGGCTTGCTCGTTCTCCCCTAATGG GTGGTTGTCTGTGGATGAATCTGATCAGGTGTGTGGCTGCTGTGACTCAACCTGTAGCAGCAGTAGTGCAGGTGGTCAGGTTCTTGGAG ATCTACGGTGGGAGCAAGCATCTGTTGGGCCCCTCAATGTGAAGGAATTTGGCTTCGGTCGACTGtaa